The Paenibacillus sp. FSL R7-0204 genome includes a region encoding these proteins:
- a CDS encoding beta-N-acetylhexosaminidase, translated as MSDVVHLQLFPRPQKITVSAGQFHLSSRGSIVLAGEGQLSALPAARRLQKTASEVVRLNLPLSIGQRSATVPGCTFRYNALLAEGAYELHINEKGLLAAYGSPQGAYYAAATLKQLLQQCGRTLPYLHICDQPDFAARGLMLDISRNKIPTLDTLYRIIDLMADLKLNQLQLYIEGAPFAYESFPQVWELETPLTGDEILLLDVYCRERYIELVPNQNSFGHMEGWLTRPEFNHLAEIPAGFMLPDHMYDSDLYPEGLFMHPGTFHTEDPEVLQLLGTMYDDLLPYFSSEMFNVGCDETYELGLGASQALAESSGKGELYLSFLQKIHGLVKQRGKTMQFWGDIIIQHPELIPRLPKDIIAMEWGYSAAHPFEADTRKFKEAGIPFYVCPGTSSWNSLTGRTDNMLANLRSAAVHGKRNGAIGYLITDWGDFGHWQHLPVSYAGFAYGAALAWNVEGNLEADVAHYLNTAIFQDRSGTIGQLLLDLGNYYKLESGTVRPNDTEMSMLLRSHLEHVQLAVKLPLEQLDQLEQYILDLEARLEQPVLECSDAGLVIEEVRSGIHFVKHAVQLTRLKHQLASADPKLEAAQVQVLIHELDLLLHQYRQLWTRRNRPGGLERSVSKLVRLRGEYTALAAKLDAAAVR; from the coding sequence ATGTCTGATGTTGTTCACTTACAGCTTTTTCCCCGGCCGCAAAAGATCACGGTATCTGCAGGACAGTTCCACCTATCTTCCCGGGGCAGCATTGTGCTGGCCGGTGAGGGCCAGTTGTCCGCCCTTCCTGCAGCCCGCAGGCTTCAAAAGACCGCTTCCGAGGTGGTCCGTCTCAATCTGCCTCTGTCCATAGGGCAGCGGTCTGCCACAGTTCCGGGTTGTACTTTCCGCTATAACGCCCTGCTTGCAGAAGGAGCCTACGAGCTGCACATTAACGAAAAAGGTCTACTTGCCGCTTACGGTTCTCCGCAAGGCGCTTATTATGCAGCAGCAACGCTGAAGCAGCTCCTGCAGCAATGCGGCCGGACACTGCCTTATCTTCATATCTGCGATCAGCCTGATTTCGCGGCCAGAGGACTGATGCTTGATATCAGCCGCAACAAAATCCCCACGCTGGATACCCTGTACCGGATCATTGATCTCATGGCTGACCTCAAGCTGAATCAGCTGCAGCTATATATAGAAGGAGCTCCTTTTGCTTATGAGTCCTTCCCGCAGGTATGGGAGCTGGAAACTCCGCTCACCGGCGATGAAATTCTGCTGCTGGATGTCTATTGCCGCGAGCGGTACATTGAGCTGGTGCCCAATCAAAATAGCTTCGGCCATATGGAGGGATGGTTGACCCGGCCGGAGTTCAACCACCTGGCAGAGATTCCCGCAGGCTTCATGCTCCCGGATCATATGTATGATAGCGATTTATACCCGGAAGGATTGTTCATGCATCCCGGCACCTTCCATACGGAAGACCCAGAGGTACTGCAGCTTCTGGGCACGATGTACGATGACCTCCTTCCCTACTTCAGCTCGGAGATGTTCAATGTCGGTTGCGATGAGACCTATGAACTGGGACTTGGCGCAAGTCAGGCGCTGGCGGAGTCTTCCGGCAAAGGCGAGCTATACCTCTCCTTCCTGCAGAAGATTCACGGGCTGGTCAAGCAGCGCGGCAAAACCATGCAATTCTGGGGCGATATCATCATCCAGCATCCCGAGCTGATCCCACGGCTGCCGAAGGATATCATCGCCATGGAGTGGGGGTACAGCGCGGCGCATCCGTTTGAAGCGGATACCCGCAAATTCAAGGAAGCTGGCATCCCGTTCTATGTCTGTCCGGGAACCAGCTCCTGGAACTCGCTCACCGGGCGAACTGACAACATGCTCGCCAATCTGCGCAGTGCTGCGGTACATGGCAAGAGAAACGGCGCCATCGGCTACCTGATTACCGACTGGGGCGATTTCGGCCATTGGCAGCATCTGCCGGTCAGCTATGCCGGATTCGCCTACGGGGCAGCGTTAGCCTGGAATGTAGAGGGGAATCTGGAGGCGGATGTGGCGCATTATCTGAACACGGCGATCTTCCAAGACCGCTCGGGAACCATCGGGCAATTGCTGCTTGATCTGGGCAACTACTATAAGCTGGAGTCGGGCACGGTCCGCCCTAATGATACAGAGATGTCCATGCTGCTGCGCAGCCATCTGGAGCATGTGCAGTTGGCTGTGAAACTGCCTCTAGAGCAGCTTGACCAGCTGGAGCAATACATTCTTGACCTCGAAGCCAGGCTGGAGCAGCCGGTTCTGGAATGCAGCGATGCCGGGCTGGTCATAGAAGAGGTGCGTAGCGGTATCCACTTCGTGAAGCATGCCGTGCAGCTTACCCGGCTCAAGCACCAGCTCGCGTCAGCCGATCCGAAGCTTGAGGCAGCGCAGGTTCAGGTGCTGATCCATGAGCTGGATCTGCTGCTGCACCAGTACCGCCAGCTATGGACCCGGCGCAACCGGCCGGGCGGCCTGGAGCGCAGTGTCTCGAAGCTGGTGCGTCTGCGCGGGGAATACACCGCACTTGCCGCCAAGCTGGACGCAGCGGCAGTTCGGTAG
- a CDS encoding AraC family transcriptional regulator: MPKLMDYMISPYPVRIIDPKVEAARLRLKSIRVGQAGHLPGRTLFRSGVTFEHWALVYIVAGGGTYTENGGAEQQVREGSLFFFRPGCSYSFGPPPGGYWDEYYINFSGSRVTEWLEAGMIAGGEVTRGDKAEGLEASFEEVLAYMTGDVPGDADRAALLLEEMLLECSLQLQGSRRPWQQEAMPLIREALNACIYEKPDLPRIAEDLHLSMSTLRRTVRRSSGYPLHEYIHRLKMAEAKHLLLSTSLQVQEIAGMLHYKDSFYFSRLFKKYMGLSPQTCRNHI, encoded by the coding sequence ATGCCCAAGCTCATGGATTATATGATCAGCCCGTATCCAGTAAGAATTATTGATCCGAAGGTGGAGGCCGCCAGGCTGCGTCTGAAATCGATACGTGTCGGGCAAGCCGGCCATCTGCCGGGAAGAACGCTGTTTCGTTCGGGGGTCACCTTTGAACACTGGGCCCTTGTATATATAGTCGCAGGAGGCGGAACTTATACGGAGAACGGAGGAGCAGAGCAGCAGGTCCGCGAGGGAAGCCTGTTTTTTTTCAGACCCGGCTGCAGCTATAGCTTCGGACCGCCGCCTGGCGGGTATTGGGATGAATACTATATTAATTTCAGCGGAAGCCGTGTTACAGAATGGCTGGAAGCCGGAATGATTGCGGGTGGAGAGGTAACCCGGGGGGATAAGGCGGAAGGGCTGGAAGCGTCTTTTGAAGAGGTTCTGGCGTATATGACTGGGGATGTTCCCGGTGATGCGGACCGCGCTGCGCTGCTGCTGGAGGAGATGCTGCTGGAATGCTCGCTGCAGCTCCAGGGCAGCCGCCGCCCGTGGCAGCAGGAAGCTATGCCGCTGATCCGGGAGGCGCTAAATGCCTGTATCTATGAGAAGCCGGATCTGCCGCGCATAGCCGAAGACCTGCACCTCTCCATGTCTACACTCCGTCGTACCGTGCGGCGGAGCAGCGGGTACCCCCTGCATGAATATATCCACCGGCTGAAGATGGCTGAGGCCAAGCATTTGCTGCTGAGTACCTCGCTGCAGGTGCAGGAGATAGCGGGAATGCTTCATTATAAGGATAGTTTTTATTTTTCAAGGCTATTCAAAAAATATATGGGCCTCTCTCCGCAGACCTGCCGCAATCATATATGA
- a CDS encoding NHLP leader peptide family RiPP precursor encodes MIVLSVGVLKNQVIQKAWEDPAFKQRLLADPKAALQEALGINLPDNITLKTVEEGSNEFYLVIPPSPSSDVMKTRITPMGTW; translated from the coding sequence GTGATTGTATTGTCAGTAGGAGTTCTTAAGAATCAGGTGATTCAGAAGGCGTGGGAAGATCCGGCTTTCAAACAAAGACTGCTTGCAGATCCGAAGGCAGCGCTCCAGGAAGCGCTGGGCATCAACCTTCCTGACAACATTACACTGAAGACCGTAGAGGAAGGCTCGAATGAATTCTACCTGGTCATTCCCCCAAGCCCTTCTTCTGATGTAATGAAGACACGTATCACCCCAATGGGGACCTGGTAG
- a CDS encoding YveK family protein, with protein sequence MEKTILDYINLIKKKLWLIMVFVLISCATTFYVSKNFVAPVYSASGQLLVNNVVNVPESNNLNALNFSLNLIESYKEIMKSPTIMKSVIAEHPEFGLTAGQLAAKLQIKSSEKSQVINLTVEDKDYGTAATIVNAVSQTFIRSLPALMNLDNVTFLTPADPAAQPLPVNGGVTMNLLISFVVSLMAAVGIILLMETLNGTLRNEKEAEFELGLPVIASIPAIRKRDFGTTNKDKARVGEGKYVTAE encoded by the coding sequence GTGGAAAAGACGATTCTGGATTACATTAACCTGATAAAGAAAAAATTATGGTTAATCATGGTATTTGTACTGATCTCCTGCGCCACCACCTTCTACGTCAGTAAAAACTTCGTTGCACCCGTCTACTCCGCCTCTGGACAGCTACTGGTCAACAACGTTGTGAATGTCCCCGAGAGCAATAATCTCAACGCACTGAACTTCAGTCTTAACCTCATCGAGAGCTATAAGGAAATCATGAAGTCGCCGACCATTATGAAGAGTGTGATCGCGGAGCACCCCGAGTTCGGTCTGACGGCGGGCCAACTGGCTGCCAAGCTGCAGATCAAATCCTCGGAGAAAAGCCAGGTGATTAATCTGACCGTGGAGGATAAGGATTACGGCACCGCAGCTACGATTGTAAACGCGGTTTCGCAGACCTTCATCCGCAGCCTGCCGGCACTGATGAACCTGGATAATGTAACATTCCTGACTCCGGCTGATCCTGCAGCCCAGCCTCTGCCGGTCAACGGCGGGGTGACCATGAATCTTCTGATTAGCTTCGTGGTGTCACTGATGGCGGCGGTCGGGATTATCCTGCTGATGGAGACGCTGAACGGTACGCTGAGAAACGAGAAGGAAGCGGAATTCGAGCTTGGCCTTCCGGTTATTGCCAGTATTCCGGCCATCCGCAAACGCGATTTCGGCACCACGAATAAAGATAAGGCAAGAGTAGGGGAGGGCAAATATGTTACGGCTGAATAG
- a CDS encoding response regulator: MKIVIVDDHPLVRRGLASVISMQSNLQFAGEATNGQEALLVIEEIQPDLVLIDLKLADESGLDIIKEARVRGFSCKFILLTSSASREDFLKAEEVLVDGYVLKEALPEELLFAIQLVHKGRKYYDPGLMEDKMRMSGNSPTDELTPKEKEVLIELGQGACNREIASRLFISEFTVKKHVSQILAKLQVADRTQAALYANAVGLTKYEMSYD; this comes from the coding sequence GTGAAAATCGTCATTGTTGATGATCACCCTTTGGTGAGAAGAGGATTGGCATCTGTGATATCGATGCAGTCCAATCTGCAGTTTGCCGGCGAAGCAACGAATGGCCAAGAAGCTCTTCTCGTGATTGAGGAGATACAGCCTGATCTTGTGCTGATTGATCTGAAGCTTGCCGATGAATCGGGCCTGGATATTATCAAGGAAGCACGCGTGCGCGGATTCTCATGCAAGTTCATCCTGCTAACGTCCTCAGCCAGCCGGGAAGATTTCCTGAAGGCGGAGGAAGTGCTGGTAGACGGTTATGTATTGAAGGAGGCTCTGCCTGAGGAATTGCTGTTCGCAATTCAACTGGTTCATAAGGGCAGGAAGTATTACGATCCCGGGCTGATGGAAGACAAGATGCGGATGAGCGGAAACAGTCCGACCGATGAGCTTACACCCAAAGAGAAGGAAGTTCTGATCGAGCTGGGACAGGGGGCCTGCAACCGTGAGATTGCCTCACGCCTGTTCATCAGCGAATTCACTGTCAAGAAGCATGTCAGCCAGATTCTGGCGAAGCTTCAGGTGGCGGACCGGACACAGGCGGCCTTATACGCTAATGCTGTCGGACTTACCAAATATGAGATGTCATACGATTAA
- a CDS encoding ATP-binding protein has protein sequence MSAQSPSPASEIRHWQMKWQEGPDDGGLQAPVKDDQGWIDVEAKAEMPRKPTGVSSAWTKITLPSYHYVSPSVYIQTIYALHVKVYVEDRLVFEGDRGFIMDNYSLLVPLDMRDNGKTLYIWTQTLQDRIGIKEQVMLGEHSLLIKDYIKNGLIDVILGGAFIFVAAVLFVCAFFLNKEYFPVAASLSIVIASTGVLSVTYSSFTYTFYSYLGGLSVFLFDVALLSLLPALTFLFEKIFGAGKYGIIRRFRKFQMAYSLFCCVLLIINALSGGRYLKFYYFISTNIVGIIMILQFILLIGCVIVFSLKRNKDAIIFACGFGTAALTGILELLWYYFRRGNYDLFYWKWALVVFILSLIVILGRRLAQNHSQVVKYSQELELFNNELQRSEKMEIISELAASVAHEVRNPLQVTRGFLQLLSEKSSGDEQKYLSMALSELDRAASIITDFLTFAKPEFEQVSLLYVNEEFMHIQSILLPLCHLNGGKMILEVEEGLRVKGNSSKFKQAMINIIKNSIESLGEEGTIHLLAYSRGDKVHIHIKDNGAGMEPAVLSRLGEPYFSSNKTKGTGLGLMVTFRIIEAMEGEIRFMSKKGAGTESITLLPRAEGPDDSDSR, from the coding sequence GTGTCCGCGCAAAGCCCCTCCCCCGCCAGTGAGATCAGACATTGGCAGATGAAGTGGCAGGAGGGGCCGGATGATGGCGGACTCCAGGCTCCTGTAAAGGATGACCAGGGGTGGATCGATGTGGAGGCGAAGGCGGAGATGCCGCGCAAGCCTACCGGGGTATCCTCCGCCTGGACCAAGATTACTTTGCCCTCCTATCATTACGTGTCCCCCTCCGTCTATATTCAGACGATTTATGCGCTGCATGTGAAGGTGTATGTGGAGGACCGGCTGGTTTTTGAAGGAGACCGCGGCTTCATTATGGATAATTATTCCTTGCTTGTGCCTCTGGATATGCGGGATAACGGAAAGACGCTCTATATCTGGACGCAGACGCTCCAGGACCGGATCGGAATCAAAGAGCAGGTGATGCTCGGTGAGCACAGTCTTCTAATCAAGGACTATATCAAAAACGGACTTATAGATGTGATTCTGGGCGGCGCTTTTATCTTCGTGGCGGCGGTGCTGTTTGTATGCGCATTTTTCCTGAACAAGGAGTATTTCCCCGTAGCAGCTTCGCTGTCCATTGTCATTGCCTCTACCGGTGTGTTATCTGTAACCTACTCTTCCTTCACGTATACCTTCTATAGCTATTTGGGCGGGCTCAGTGTATTTTTGTTCGATGTGGCGTTGTTGTCCCTGTTACCCGCACTGACCTTTCTGTTTGAGAAAATATTCGGCGCGGGCAAATACGGCATCATCCGCAGGTTCCGCAAATTCCAGATGGCCTATTCCTTATTCTGCTGTGTCCTCCTCATTATAAATGCACTCTCCGGGGGCCGGTATCTGAAATTCTACTACTTCATCTCCACCAACATTGTCGGCATTATTATGATTCTTCAATTCATTCTGCTGATCGGCTGCGTAATTGTGTTCTCCCTGAAGCGCAACAAGGATGCGATCATCTTCGCATGCGGCTTCGGTACGGCTGCCCTTACCGGGATTTTGGAGCTGCTGTGGTATTATTTCAGACGCGGGAATTATGATCTCTTCTACTGGAAATGGGCGCTGGTTGTGTTCATTCTCTCGCTGATAGTGATTCTGGGGCGGCGGCTGGCGCAGAACCACAGCCAAGTGGTGAAGTATTCGCAGGAGCTGGAGCTGTTCAACAACGAATTACAGCGTTCGGAGAAAATGGAGATTATCAGCGAGCTGGCAGCATCGGTAGCCCATGAGGTGCGTAACCCGCTCCAGGTGACCCGGGGGTTCCTCCAGCTGCTCAGTGAGAAGTCGAGCGGGGATGAGCAGAAATACCTGTCCATGGCGCTAAGCGAGCTGGATCGGGCGGCGAGTATTATTACTGATTTTCTGACCTTTGCCAAGCCGGAATTTGAACAGGTCTCCCTGCTCTATGTAAATGAAGAGTTCATGCATATCCAGAGCATCCTGCTGCCTTTATGCCATTTGAACGGGGGCAAAATGATTCTGGAGGTGGAAGAAGGCCTGCGGGTCAAAGGGAATTCCTCGAAGTTCAAGCAGGCGATGATTAATATCATCAAGAACAGCATTGAATCCCTGGGGGAGGAAGGCACGATTCATCTGCTGGCCTACAGCCGGGGGGATAAGGTGCATATTCATATTAAGGATAACGGGGCAGGCATGGAACCGGCTGTGCTTAGCCGTCTGGGCGAGCCGTATTTCTCTTCCAATAAGACGAAGGGCACGGGGCTCGGGCTGATGGTTACCTTCCGTATTATTGAAGCGATGGAGGGCGAAATCCGTTTTATGAGCAAAAAAGGAGCCGGAACCGAGTCCATCACCCTTCTGCCGCGTGCAGAAGGGCCGGACGATTCCGACTCCCGATAA
- a CDS encoding ATP-binding protein, with protein sequence MKLASTKTAAVFIMLLLVITIIPAGIAIEWDTHTEAEIPAWELKWETAGNSGIEAVMAGPAAGWTWVRAREARPLSPPGTASAWMRITLPPAGAAPAILIDRVFGDNLKAYIDNRLIYDSSGDVEYSGNKVLIPLPAQDSAKPLYLWNAGSGEFGIEGDIRVGSYNQLLSFYVKQDLVDVVLGAAMIFMAGALLICLLFLKPEFFYSGFFLALVILSFGVLLLTYSPFLTLILSRGDRLRQISFDLALFTIMPAFTLYFEQLFGPGKRGFTTRVRKFQLAYSLFCTAALILNAAVSFRLDALYSILTINATGVLMMAQLIYLLFLAFSYARRGNSDAILFTGGFSVFALVSVAELLRYFISMERYHLYWWKWGMVVFILSLIAILGKRFAGSHEKALEYARELEKFNNELQRSEKMEIISELAASVAHEVRNPLQVTRGFLQILGERSGNKEKEYLKMAVGELDRASVIITDFLTFAKPGVDIVDVFEVSGELKHVSGILLPLANLQGGSIELRLQQELQVTGSPAKFKQAFINLIKNSIESLQEEGEIVVTAWRTGNWVIISVKDNGVGMKVSELARLGEPYYSNKTKGTGLGLMVTFRIIEAMNGTIEFHSRKGEGTEVLIKLPASSMN encoded by the coding sequence ATGAAGTTAGCATCAACCAAAACAGCCGCAGTCTTTATTATGCTGCTGCTTGTAATAACCATCATTCCGGCGGGGATCGCCATAGAATGGGATACACATACCGAAGCGGAAATTCCGGCCTGGGAGCTGAAGTGGGAAACGGCCGGGAATAGCGGCATAGAAGCTGTAATGGCAGGGCCAGCCGCCGGATGGACATGGGTACGGGCCAGGGAGGCCAGACCCCTTTCGCCACCTGGTACCGCTTCCGCCTGGATGCGGATTACCTTGCCCCCTGCGGGAGCAGCTCCCGCTATTCTGATCGATAGAGTATTTGGCGACAACCTGAAAGCATATATAGACAACCGGCTAATCTACGATTCCAGCGGGGATGTGGAATATAGCGGCAACAAGGTGCTGATTCCGCTCCCGGCACAAGACAGTGCAAAGCCGCTCTATCTGTGGAATGCAGGCAGCGGGGAGTTTGGAATCGAGGGGGACATAAGGGTTGGCAGCTATAATCAGCTGCTGTCCTTTTATGTGAAGCAGGATCTGGTGGACGTTGTACTCGGAGCCGCCATGATCTTCATGGCCGGAGCGTTATTGATCTGCCTGCTGTTCCTTAAGCCCGAATTTTTCTACAGCGGTTTCTTTCTGGCCCTTGTCATCCTGTCCTTTGGAGTGCTGCTGCTGACGTACTCCCCGTTTCTGACCCTGATTCTAAGTCGGGGGGATCGTCTGAGGCAGATCAGCTTCGATTTGGCCCTGTTCACCATTATGCCGGCGTTCACGCTTTATTTTGAGCAGCTATTCGGACCGGGCAAGCGGGGATTCACTACCCGGGTGCGTAAATTTCAGCTGGCCTATTCTCTGTTCTGTACCGCAGCGCTTATTCTGAATGCCGCGGTGTCCTTCCGGCTGGATGCGCTGTATTCTATTCTGACTATTAACGCAACCGGTGTACTAATGATGGCCCAGCTTATCTACCTGCTGTTCTTGGCGTTTTCTTATGCCCGCAGGGGCAATTCAGATGCCATTCTGTTCACTGGCGGCTTCTCAGTATTTGCCTTGGTCTCCGTAGCGGAGCTGCTGCGTTACTTCATTTCAATGGAGAGGTATCATCTGTACTGGTGGAAATGGGGCATGGTGGTATTCATTCTTTCCCTGATTGCTATTCTGGGGAAACGGTTTGCGGGAAGCCATGAGAAGGCGCTGGAATACGCCAGGGAGCTGGAGAAGTTCAATAATGAGCTGCAGCGTTCGGAGAAAATGGAGATTATCAGTGAGCTGGCCGCCTCGGTAGCCCATGAGGTGCGTAATCCGCTCCAGGTCACACGCGGGTTCCTGCAGATTCTGGGGGAGCGCTCCGGCAACAAGGAGAAGGAGTATCTGAAGATGGCTGTGGGAGAGCTGGACCGGGCCTCGGTGATCATTACCGATTTCCTTACCTTTGCGAAGCCGGGCGTGGATATCGTGGATGTATTCGAAGTCTCGGGGGAGCTGAAGCATGTGTCGGGAATCCTGCTGCCGCTGGCTAATCTGCAGGGCGGTTCGATAGAGCTGCGTCTGCAGCAGGAGCTTCAAGTGACGGGCAGCCCGGCCAAATTCAAGCAGGCCTTCATTAATCTGATCAAGAACAGCATTGAATCACTGCAGGAGGAGGGGGAGATTGTCGTAACAGCCTGGAGGACAGGCAACTGGGTAATCATCAGCGTGAAGGATAACGGCGTGGGAATGAAGGTTAGCGAACTGGCCCGTCTGGGCGAGCCGTATTACTCGAATAAGACCAAGGGGACGGGGCTCGGCCTCATGGTCACCTTCCGTATTATTGAAGCGATGAACGGCACGATTGAGTTCCACAGCCGCAAGGGCGAAGGAACTGAGGTGCTTATTAAATTGCCGGCCTCCAGTATGAATTAG
- a CDS encoding sensor histidine kinase — MLMISMETALIAVLMLFTGGYDSPFKLYVLNPVLFAAGALSFYFAWSLIVGYIAMVAASGYMDSGSPDPAVAEIMLANDNLFLALALAVIVMQMLKGIKRQREEANARTNDTMEHIKSLYHIVETSSQHDFMNIGQVITDYVVKLTKLEKALFWFAKKSGEPAPQSRQTGWQHEEERFLFMELEKHEHEWKLQREPVFKSMPGIGDFLLMPVRMSTRFVGMIGVKLEASEGLEGRRWYIQQLMFLSELSAIILERHELGVIENRLIITNEQNRIADEMHDSVSQSLFGIVYATHSLKQTWRKMSERELEEQIELIHDSATKVAKELRITIYSLSSKKSGGPSWLGMVRSHLKSLSRLNDVEIELKITGDDFSLPYPYHKALFRIISEATGNAIRHGAASRVDVELSLKPKWIRLSIVDDGVGFDADLIWAESEDHSGGLGMKNMQYLAQSLGGDFQLSSSENAGTRILISIPVGVAELKNA, encoded by the coding sequence ATGCTAATGATCAGTATGGAGACGGCACTCATTGCGGTGTTGATGTTATTTACTGGAGGATACGATAGTCCTTTTAAGCTATATGTACTTAATCCGGTGCTGTTTGCGGCGGGCGCGCTCTCTTTTTATTTTGCCTGGAGTCTGATCGTGGGCTATATTGCCATGGTGGCAGCATCGGGCTATATGGATTCCGGTTCTCCCGATCCTGCGGTTGCTGAAATAATGCTTGCCAATGATAACCTGTTTCTAGCCCTGGCTCTCGCGGTTATAGTTATGCAGATGCTTAAGGGGATAAAGCGGCAGCGGGAGGAAGCGAACGCGCGGACCAACGATACCATGGAGCATATCAAATCGCTTTATCACATCGTGGAAACATCAAGCCAGCATGACTTCATGAATATTGGCCAAGTCATTACCGACTATGTGGTCAAGCTTACCAAGCTGGAGAAGGCTCTGTTCTGGTTCGCCAAAAAAAGCGGGGAGCCTGCTCCGCAGAGCCGCCAGACAGGATGGCAGCATGAGGAGGAGCGCTTTCTGTTCATGGAGCTGGAGAAGCATGAGCATGAATGGAAGCTGCAGCGTGAACCGGTATTCAAGAGTATGCCGGGAATCGGCGACTTCCTGCTGATGCCGGTAAGAATGAGCACCCGGTTCGTGGGGATGATCGGAGTGAAGCTGGAAGCGTCGGAAGGGCTGGAGGGCCGCAGATGGTACATCCAGCAGCTGATGTTCTTGTCGGAGCTGAGTGCGATTATTCTTGAGCGCCACGAGCTGGGCGTGATCGAGAATCGGCTGATCATCACGAACGAGCAGAACCGGATAGCCGATGAGATGCACGATAGTGTATCCCAGAGTCTTTTCGGCATCGTCTATGCGACCCATTCCCTGAAGCAGACTTGGCGTAAAATGTCTGAGCGGGAGCTGGAGGAGCAGATTGAGCTTATCCATGATTCAGCCACCAAGGTGGCCAAGGAGCTGCGGATTACTATCTACAGCCTCAGCTCCAAGAAGAGCGGCGGCCCGAGCTGGCTTGGGATGGTGCGCTCGCATCTGAAGAGCCTCTCCCGGCTTAACGATGTTGAGATTGAACTGAAAATAACGGGGGATGATTTCAGTCTCCCTTATCCTTACCACAAGGCGCTCTTCCGGATTATCTCCGAAGCGACCGGCAACGCTATAAGACATGGCGCTGCCAGCCGGGTGGATGTAGAACTGTCGCTTAAGCCGAAATGGATTAGACTATCAATTGTCGACGATGGCGTCGGTTTCGATGCCGATCTGATCTGGGCTGAATCCGAGGATCACTCAGGCGGACTGGGAATGAAGAATATGCAATATCTGGCACAGTCCCTTGGAGGCGATTTCCAGTTAAGCAGCAGTGAGAACGCTGGAACCAGAATTTTAATCTCTATACCTGTCGGTGTGGCTGAACTGAAAAATGCATAA